The Leptospira sp. WS39.C2 genome contains a region encoding:
- a CDS encoding APC family permease, whose amino-acid sequence MELKRSLNTFDSISVLFSSMVGSGIFFTSGYLIKETGNLWIVLFCWIIGGLLALSGSITYAYAARLLPFAGGDYVYLKVAYSPAIAFMSGWSSLLTNFSACVSVLALAFGKYVQILFPELPYFESATYTLLGLDLQVSSLTFIGILPILFFSGLNYFGIKSAVRVQNVFAVLKITGLLMFLALGFSIGSTHWGYLLDSPFPNIMELSFYSKVLIGIVPVSFSYLGWNMITYIAEEVKNPEKTIVRSAITACFLVAGLYFAINLLFVISAPIDELAGQDGIGAIAFQKLFGINYSILTTSFIAWVILGSMSAILIGGSRVYFAMARDGVFLPSFSKIHPKWHSPYVSIFFQAFVAILFLFVKEIEALLYMITCSILILSCLTAATPFRFEKMGMKSDYKIPLYPLPIFLYIFANIAVMAILFVEKPITASWGLMITLIALPVYYLFRLDKKQIVSKHSNS is encoded by the coding sequence TTGGAATTAAAACGTAGCCTCAATACTTTTGATTCCATCTCGGTTCTTTTCTCTTCCATGGTGGGATCGGGGATTTTTTTCACTTCTGGTTATTTAATCAAAGAAACAGGGAACCTTTGGATAGTCCTATTCTGTTGGATCATCGGTGGCCTGCTTGCCTTGTCTGGCTCTATCACCTATGCTTATGCAGCAAGACTCCTTCCCTTTGCTGGAGGAGATTATGTTTACTTAAAAGTTGCATATTCACCAGCCATCGCTTTTATGAGTGGTTGGTCATCTCTACTCACTAATTTTTCTGCCTGTGTTTCTGTTCTTGCCTTAGCCTTCGGTAAGTATGTACAAATTTTATTCCCCGAACTACCCTACTTTGAATCGGCCACATATACATTGCTCGGTCTTGATTTACAAGTGAGTTCGCTTACTTTCATAGGAATATTACCCATTTTATTTTTTAGTGGATTGAATTATTTTGGAATCAAATCAGCAGTCCGAGTACAAAATGTATTTGCTGTCTTAAAAATCACAGGGCTTCTTATGTTTTTGGCTCTTGGGTTTTCCATCGGTTCCACTCACTGGGGATACTTACTTGATTCTCCTTTCCCAAACATAATGGAACTTTCTTTTTATTCCAAAGTGCTCATTGGTATTGTTCCTGTTTCCTTTTCCTACCTAGGTTGGAATATGATCACCTACATTGCCGAAGAGGTCAAAAACCCTGAAAAAACAATTGTTCGTTCTGCGATCACTGCTTGTTTTCTTGTCGCGGGACTTTACTTTGCGATCAATTTATTATTTGTGATCTCAGCGCCTATCGATGAATTGGCGGGACAAGACGGAATTGGTGCAATCGCCTTTCAAAAGTTATTTGGTATCAATTATTCGATCTTAACCACAAGTTTTATTGCCTGGGTGATTTTAGGATCTATGTCTGCCATCCTCATTGGGGGAAGTCGGGTGTATTTTGCTATGGCAAGGGATGGTGTGTTTTTACCTTCGTTTTCCAAGATACATCCGAAATGGCATAGTCCCTATGTTTCGATTTTCTTTCAGGCCTTTGTTGCCATACTTTTTTTGTTTGTGAAAGAAATTGAAGCTTTGCTTTACATGATCACTTGTTCGATTCTCATCCTTTCTTGCCTCACGGCAGCAACACCGTTTCGTTTTGAAAAGATGGGTATGAAATCAGATTATAAAATTCCCCTTTACCCTCTTCCGATTTTTTTATACATCTTTGCAAACATCGCAGTGATGGCGATTTTGTTTGTCGAAAAACCGATTACGGCTTCTTGGGGACTTATGATCACACTCATAGCTTTGCCCGTTTATTACCTCTTCCGTCTCGACAAAAAGCAGATTGTTTCAAAACATTCTAACAGTTAA